A genome region from Dickeya chrysanthemi NCPPB 402 includes the following:
- the rsmC gene encoding 16S rRNA (guanine(1207)-N(2))-methyltransferase RsmC, with protein MSALTPASEVILRHSDEFVARRVLFAGDLQDTLPAHFEAASVTVHTTQYHHWQQLQPVLGDNAHFSLLAQAEMVAGCDTLIYYWPKSKQEAQFQLSNLLSLLPVGCEIFVVGENRSGVRSAEGILEPIAAINKIDSARRCGLYHGRLDAPSAFALEDWWQEYDVDGATVCTLPGVFSRDGLDVGSQLLLSTLEPHRKGKVLDLACGAGVLAASFARLSPKIRLTLSDVGAAALEASRATLAANGLEGQVIASNVYSDIQGRFDLIISNPPFHDGMQTSLHAAEMMIRGAAAHLNIEGELRIVANAFLPYPALLDETFGSHEVLAQTGRFRVYRAVLRRNKKR; from the coding sequence ATGTCAGCATTAACCCCCGCCAGTGAAGTGATACTGCGCCATAGTGATGAATTTGTTGCCCGCCGGGTACTGTTTGCCGGTGATTTGCAGGATACGCTGCCCGCGCATTTTGAGGCGGCTTCGGTGACCGTGCACACCACGCAATATCATCACTGGCAGCAGTTGCAGCCTGTATTGGGCGACAACGCGCATTTTTCGTTGCTGGCGCAGGCGGAAATGGTGGCCGGGTGTGACACCCTGATTTACTACTGGCCGAAGAGCAAACAGGAAGCGCAGTTCCAGCTGTCTAATCTGCTGTCGCTGCTGCCGGTCGGCTGTGAGATTTTTGTTGTCGGCGAGAACCGCAGCGGTGTGCGCAGCGCCGAAGGGATTCTGGAGCCGATCGCCGCCATCAATAAGATTGACAGCGCGCGTCGCTGCGGTTTGTATCACGGCCGTCTGGATGCGCCCTCCGCGTTTGCACTGGAGGATTGGTGGCAGGAATATGATGTAGATGGCGCAACGGTTTGTACGCTGCCGGGGGTATTCAGCCGTGATGGTCTGGATGTCGGCAGCCAGTTGCTGCTTTCGACGCTGGAGCCGCATCGTAAAGGTAAAGTGCTCGATCTTGCCTGCGGCGCCGGGGTGTTGGCGGCGTCGTTTGCCCGGCTATCGCCGAAAATCCGCCTGACGCTGAGTGATGTCGGCGCGGCTGCGCTGGAAGCCAGCCGGGCGACGCTGGCGGCGAATGGCCTGGAAGGGCAGGTGATTGCCAGCAACGTTTACTCTGATATTCAGGGGCGCTTTGATTTGATTATCTCTAACCCGCCGTTCCACGACGGCATGCAAACCAGCCTGCATGCGGCAGAAATGATGATTCGAGGCGCCGCCGCTCATCTGAACATCGAAGGCGAACTGCGCATCGTCGCCAACGCCTTTCTGCCGTACCCGGCGCTGCTGGACGAGACCTTCGGCAGCCACGAAGTTCTTGCCCAGACCGGTCGTTTCCGCGTTTATCGCGCGGTGCTGCGTCGTAATAAAAAACGCTAA
- a CDS encoding DNA polymerase III subunit psi: MTSRRDWLLQQLGITQWTLRRPSVLKGEIAVSLPPDARLLIIADPLPASDDPLLQDVVRSLHLSAQQIVGLTPRQAQMLPEHTRCHSWWLGLPATDQWDGVQLTSPTLAELYHNAGAKRALWQQICHHEHDFHPDRG, from the coding sequence ATGACATCAAGACGGGACTGGCTGTTGCAGCAACTGGGGATCACCCAGTGGACCTTGCGTCGTCCGTCGGTGCTGAAAGGCGAAATCGCCGTCAGCCTGCCGCCCGACGCCCGGTTACTGATCATTGCCGATCCACTCCCCGCCAGCGACGACCCGCTATTGCAGGACGTGGTGCGCAGCCTGCATCTCTCCGCGCAGCAAATAGTCGGCCTGACGCCGCGTCAGGCGCAGATGCTGCCGGAGCACACCCGCTGCCACAGTTGGTGGCTGGGGCTACCCGCCACCGACCAGTGGGATGGCGTACAACTGACCAGCCCGACGCTGGCCGAGCTTTATCACAATGCCGGGGCCAAACGCGCCCTGTGGCAACAGATTTGTCACCATGAACATGATTTCCACCCTGACCGCGGCTGA
- the rimI gene encoding ribosomal protein S18-alanine N-acetyltransferase gives MNMISTLTAADLPQAFEIERLSHAFPWSEQTFISNQGERYLNLKLCHDQQLVAYAITQVVLDEATLFNIAVAPAHQRHGYGRQLLEHLIAELERRDILTLWLEVRASNTRAIALYQSMGFNEVSVRRDYYPTATGREDAIIMALPLG, from the coding sequence ATGAACATGATTTCCACCCTGACCGCGGCTGACCTGCCGCAAGCGTTTGAGATTGAACGCCTGAGCCACGCTTTCCCGTGGAGCGAACAAACCTTCATCAGCAATCAGGGCGAGCGTTACCTCAACCTGAAACTGTGTCATGACCAGCAACTGGTGGCCTACGCCATCACCCAGGTGGTGCTGGATGAAGCCACGCTGTTCAATATCGCCGTCGCTCCTGCGCACCAGCGCCACGGCTACGGGCGTCAGTTGCTGGAGCACCTGATTGCCGAGCTGGAACGCCGCGACATTCTGACGCTGTGGCTGGAAGTGCGTGCCTCCAACACCCGCGCCATCGCGCTGTATCAAAGCATGGGATTCAACGAAGTATCGGTACGGCGGGATTATTACCCGACCGCCACCGGCCGGGAAGACGCCATTATTATGGCGCTGCCGCTGGGGTGA
- the deoD gene encoding purine-nucleoside phosphorylase, producing the protein MATPHINAEMGDFADVVLMPGDPLRAKYIAETFLENVVEVNNVRGMLGFTGTYKGRRISVMGHGMGIPSCSIYTKELITEYGVKKIIRVGSCGAVRADVKLRDVVIGMGACTDSKVNRMRFKDHDFSAIADFDLLRHAVDAAKARGINARVGNLFSADLFYTPDPQMFDVMEKYGILGVEMEAAGIYGVAAEFGAKALAICTVSDHIRTQEQTTAAERQTTFNEMIEIALESVLLGDKAEA; encoded by the coding sequence ATGGCTACGCCACATATCAATGCAGAAATGGGTGACTTCGCTGACGTGGTACTGATGCCGGGCGACCCGCTGCGCGCCAAGTACATCGCGGAAACCTTTCTGGAAAACGTGGTGGAAGTGAACAACGTGCGTGGCATGTTGGGCTTCACCGGGACTTACAAAGGCCGTCGTATTTCCGTGATGGGCCACGGCATGGGCATCCCGTCCTGCTCGATTTACACCAAAGAGCTGATAACAGAATACGGCGTGAAGAAAATCATCCGCGTCGGTTCTTGCGGTGCGGTGCGCGCCGATGTGAAATTGCGCGACGTGGTGATCGGTATGGGTGCCTGCACCGATTCCAAAGTGAACCGTATGCGCTTTAAAGATCACGATTTCTCGGCCATTGCCGACTTCGACCTGCTGCGCCACGCGGTGGACGCGGCCAAAGCACGCGGCATCAACGCCCGCGTCGGCAACCTGTTCTCCGCCGATCTGTTCTACACGCCGGACCCGCAAATGTTCGACGTGATGGAAAAATACGGCATTCTGGGCGTGGAAATGGAAGCGGCCGGCATCTACGGCGTGGCGGCGGAATTCGGCGCTAAAGCGCTGGCTATCTGCACCGTGTCCGACCATATCCGCACCCAAGAGCAGACCACCGCCGCCGAGCGCCAGACCACCTTTAACGAGATGATCGAAATCGCGCTGGAATCGGTACTGCTGGGCGATAAAGCCGAGGCTTGA
- the deoB gene encoding phosphopentomutase: MKRAFIMVLDSFGIGSAADAERFGDAGSDTLGHIAQACAQGKADTGRQGPLRLPNLSRLGLGKAAEGSTGQFPPGLDAQAEIIGAYAYASEISSGKDTPSGHWEIGGVPVLFDWGYFLDEHNSFPQALLDRLVERAGLPGYLGNCHSSGTVILDQLGEEHMKTGKPIFYTSADSVFQIACHEETFGLEKLYELCEIAREELTEGGYNIGRVIARPFVGDKAGQFQRTGNRHDLAVEPPAPTMLKKLVDEKGGNVVSVGKIADIYANVGITKKVKATGIDALFDATLKEMAQAGDDTIVFTNFVDFDSSYGHRRDIAGYAAALELFDRRLPEMLARVTGDDILILTADHGCDPSWPGTDHTREHVPVLMYGPNVKPGDYGHRTTFADIGQTVASYFGLSPMDYGKSML; this comes from the coding sequence ATGAAACGTGCATTTATTATGGTTCTCGACTCGTTCGGGATTGGCAGCGCCGCCGATGCCGAACGGTTTGGCGACGCAGGTTCAGATACGCTGGGCCATATCGCACAAGCCTGCGCACAAGGCAAGGCGGATACCGGTCGGCAGGGGCCGCTGCGGTTGCCGAACCTGAGCCGTTTAGGGTTGGGCAAAGCGGCCGAAGGTTCCACCGGGCAGTTCCCGCCGGGGCTGGACGCGCAGGCGGAGATCATCGGCGCGTACGCGTACGCCAGCGAAATTTCCTCCGGCAAGGATACGCCGTCCGGCCACTGGGAAATCGGCGGTGTGCCGGTGCTGTTCGATTGGGGCTATTTCCTCGACGAGCATAATAGCTTCCCGCAGGCGCTGCTGGACCGGCTGGTGGAGCGCGCCGGGTTACCGGGTTATCTCGGCAACTGCCACTCTTCCGGTACGGTGATCCTTGACCAGCTTGGCGAGGAACACATGAAAACCGGCAAGCCGATTTTCTATACCTCGGCAGATTCGGTATTTCAGATCGCCTGCCATGAAGAGACCTTCGGGCTGGAGAAGCTGTACGAACTGTGTGAAATCGCCCGTGAGGAACTGACCGAAGGCGGTTACAACATTGGGCGGGTGATCGCCCGGCCGTTCGTCGGTGATAAAGCCGGCCAGTTCCAGCGTACCGGTAACCGCCACGATCTGGCGGTGGAGCCGCCGGCGCCGACCATGCTGAAAAAGCTGGTGGACGAGAAGGGCGGCAACGTGGTGTCGGTGGGGAAAATCGCCGATATCTACGCCAACGTCGGCATCACCAAAAAAGTGAAAGCCACCGGTATCGATGCGCTGTTTGACGCCACGCTGAAAGAGATGGCGCAGGCCGGCGACGACACCATCGTGTTCACCAATTTTGTCGATTTCGACTCGTCCTACGGCCATCGCCGTGATATTGCCGGTTATGCCGCCGCGCTGGAGCTGTTTGACCGCCGCCTGCCGGAGATGCTGGCGCGGGTGACGGGCGATGACATCCTGATTCTGACCGCCGACCACGGTTGCGACCCAAGCTGGCCCGGCACCGATCACACCCGCGAGCATGTGCCGGTGCTGATGTACGGGCCGAACGTTAAGCCGGGCGATTACGGCCACCGCACCACCTTTGCCGATATCGGCCAGACGGTTGCCAGCTACTTCGGCTTGTCGCCGATGGATTACGGCAAGTCAATGTTGTGA